CCATTAACGCTATAAGCTCTTCGTTTACAATTTTAATGACGTACTGGCCTGGATTTAAGCCTTCCATAACGTCTTGACCAATTGCTCTTTCTTTTACTGTATTCACAAAATCTTTTACAACTTTGAAGTTAACATCTGCTTCTAATAGCGCCATTTTAACTTCCTTCATTGCAGCAGTAACATCTTGTTCTGTTAATCTGCCTTTTCGCTTCAGGTTAGCGAATATGCTTTGAAATTTATCTGATAAACTCTCAAACGCCATATTTGTGGCCTCCAATTATTACAAATCTTCTAGTATAGTTTTCGAAATGTGTTCAATTCGGTTGATTTCTTCCAAAGCTGGTTGATTGTTACTCAATTTGCTTTTCGTTGTTAAAACCAATTGATATATTTCTTGAACACGGGATGTGTTATTGACAAATTTATTGACAAGTTGTAGCTTTTCTTCAAAGTGATTGAGTTGATAATCACATCTTTTCAGTGTGTCAAAAACGCCTTGTCTACTAATGCTCATTTGTTCGGATATTTCACCTAAGGATAAATCATCTTGGTGATAATAACCATATATTTTCTTCTGATTATCGGTTAGTAGTT
This sequence is a window from Firmicutes bacterium HGW-Firmicutes-1. Protein-coding genes within it:
- a CDS encoding DNA-binding protein, translated to MNEIFEKTLLFDFYGELLTDNQKKIYGYYHQDDLSLGEISEQMSISRQGVFDTLKRCDYQLNHFEEKLQLVNKFVNNTSRVQEIYQLVLTTKSKLSNNQPALEEINRIEHISKTILEDL